A section of the Bacillus horti genome encodes:
- a CDS encoding FUSC family protein, translating to MKLGARIIKTGIAVCLSLYIAALLQLEPIVFAALASVLAIQPSLYRSWQNIVDQLQANTIGAVLAIMFAYFLGNDPFVVGLVVIIVIAINLQLRFEKSITLSVVTVIAIMESVQADFLMFAFDRFLLILIGIGASAVVNVLFLPPKYEDRLYSQIQEANNSLLTYLRASSMNEFDDKTYRAESKRLKEELSQLEHTYSLYKEERTYFRKMKYTKTRKLVLFRKMLQTTNKALYLFKQLERNQPALAMLPEQLQQLIKEEIDLLTNYQEKIFLKYEGKLKIKHPHVPEPQVLLGRQQVLEKFIKEYQEKDSSLEERWIHMFPAIAAIIDYYHELERLDKLVEGYHSFHAEDSEK from the coding sequence ATGAAATTAGGAGCTCGTATTATTAAAACGGGGATTGCCGTTTGCTTATCTTTATATATAGCGGCTTTATTACAATTAGAGCCTATTGTTTTTGCTGCATTGGCGTCTGTCTTAGCAATTCAGCCCTCCTTGTATCGCTCATGGCAAAATATTGTTGATCAGCTTCAAGCGAATACTATTGGTGCCGTACTAGCCATCATGTTTGCTTACTTTTTAGGCAATGATCCTTTTGTTGTGGGACTGGTTGTCATTATCGTGATCGCCATCAACCTACAGCTTCGCTTTGAAAAAAGCATTACTCTTTCCGTTGTTACAGTCATAGCGATTATGGAGAGCGTACAAGCTGATTTTCTTATGTTTGCTTTTGATCGCTTTTTACTCATTTTAATTGGAATAGGTGCCTCCGCTGTTGTGAATGTACTATTTTTACCACCAAAGTATGAAGATCGGCTGTATTCCCAAATCCAAGAAGCAAACAACTCCCTGCTTACCTACTTGCGGGCAAGTAGCATGAATGAGTTTGATGATAAAACATATCGAGCAGAAAGCAAACGCTTGAAGGAAGAGCTATCTCAGCTTGAGCATACGTACTCTTTGTATAAGGAAGAACGAACTTATTTCAGAAAAATGAAGTACACAAAGACTAGGAAGCTGGTCCTGTTTCGCAAAATGCTTCAGACGACTAATAAAGCGTTGTATTTATTTAAGCAACTAGAGCGTAACCAGCCTGCATTAGCAATGCTTCCTGAACAGCTACAGCAATTGATTAAGGAAGAAATTGATCTGTTGACCAATTATCAAGAGAAAATCTTCTTGAAGTATGAAGGAAAATTAAAGATCAAGCATCCTCATGTCCCTGAGCCTCAGGTCCTGTTAGGCAGACAACAGGTGCTCGAGAAGTTTATTAAAGAGTATCAGGAAAAGGACAGCTCATTGGAGGAGCGTTGGATTCATATGTTTCCAGCTATTGCCGCTATCATCGATTACTATCACGAGCTAGAACGTCTTGATAAATTAGTTGAAGGCTATCATTCCTTTCATGCAGAGGACTCAGAGAAATAA